One Myxococcus xanthus genomic window carries:
- a CDS encoding TadE/TadG family type IV pilus assembly protein, which translates to MGQEAQEPRAQGASRRQSGQAAVEAAMIMPLAVFMTLGIIQLTMMQHAKLMTEYAAYQAARAGIVWNGNNERMHDAAIVALLPTMGRTDDIVELGKTFVLHQLYDSGMRMLNFGGGRVPRTVNGSNLFGVIRVDTVSPAYFTPIDSMWKLRSGYNWQELDFDGADSFPEVPSLENHIRKFFNLPEPDDAELVFRKSTRLTIRLRYWYQLRVPFANSIIFYSWFASNAGMALRGAIDRGTVDPRANMMNRRGNLNPLLAGARGIEHEMGYDSVYPLEMTVLWMLANGSIPIVSNLAGKRYFMPLTATYSMRMQSNFHRKWIMHLNPDWGL; encoded by the coding sequence ATGGGACAGGAAGCACAGGAACCGCGGGCGCAGGGGGCGTCTCGCCGGCAGTCGGGTCAGGCCGCGGTGGAAGCGGCGATGATCATGCCGCTCGCCGTCTTCATGACGCTGGGGATCATCCAGCTCACGATGATGCAGCACGCGAAGCTGATGACGGAGTACGCCGCCTACCAGGCCGCGCGTGCCGGCATCGTGTGGAACGGCAACAACGAGCGCATGCATGACGCGGCCATCGTGGCGTTGCTTCCCACCATGGGGCGTACCGACGACATCGTCGAGCTGGGGAAGACGTTCGTCCTCCACCAGCTCTACGACTCCGGCATGCGCATGCTGAACTTCGGTGGCGGCCGCGTGCCCCGGACGGTGAACGGCTCCAACCTGTTCGGCGTCATCCGCGTGGACACCGTCAGTCCCGCGTACTTCACGCCCATCGATTCGATGTGGAAGCTGCGCAGCGGCTACAACTGGCAGGAGCTGGACTTCGACGGCGCGGACTCCTTCCCGGAGGTGCCCTCGCTGGAGAACCACATCCGAAAGTTCTTCAACCTGCCGGAGCCTGACGACGCGGAGCTGGTGTTCCGCAAGTCCACGCGACTGACCATCCGCCTGCGCTACTGGTACCAACTGCGCGTACCGTTCGCGAACTCCATCATCTTCTACTCGTGGTTCGCCTCGAACGCGGGCATGGCGCTGCGAGGCGCCATTGACCGCGGCACCGTGGACCCGCGCGCGAACATGATGAACCGGCGTGGCAACCTCAACCCGTTGCTCGCTGGCGCCCGCGGTATCGAGCACGAGATGGGGTACGACTCCGTCTATCCGCTCGAGATGACCGTGCTTTGGATGCTGGCCAACGGCAGCATCCCGATCGTTTCCAACCTGGCTGGCAAGCGGTACTTCATGCCGCTGACGGCCACGTACAGCATGCGCATGCAGTCCAACTTCCACCGCAAGTGGATCATGCACCTGAACCCCGACTGGGGTCTGTAA
- a CDS encoding anti-sigma factor family protein, with translation MKPQNPHAQEDRLLDFAYGELPVPEARLVEAHLESCARCTQALDDIRGVRATMSQLSVEPAPDAGLESLMAYAQQAARRAAAGPAPKPSRWRRWLLPVLGLASVSTFGLLTLEARSPDLTRPDLSAAKVAVAKEELVAPPAADGFAPAAPAAAAPAPAAALTMPAEAEAAGYAAREMAAPTKSKGAERSREQRPLAEDWANAGSGGGLDMRIRRESESKAKRGPPAAARAPKADMRAALEPAPMAQEVAPSSLDEESKVESESMDLQTPPADSDDAFAGRSERRVADSQAPRSVPPRDSLRLGAKSPAARGAAYDDELDASESKGTLGGVAAPAKAEPQRPAPAPAPASKKSAPTAAPPPPPVERANVAELSRQARAAFAAGEGARAAGLIRSALASGATGQERWTLLNQLCEFEFALGRRAEGLEACNLVIQEAPASEAARSARRRVARESSANEMPAKPTN, from the coding sequence ATGAAGCCGCAGAATCCGCATGCGCAGGAGGACCGGCTGCTCGACTTCGCCTATGGCGAACTGCCGGTGCCCGAGGCCCGCCTCGTGGAAGCCCACCTGGAGAGCTGCGCCCGCTGCACCCAGGCCCTGGACGACATTCGCGGGGTGCGCGCCACCATGTCCCAGCTGTCGGTGGAGCCCGCTCCGGACGCGGGGCTGGAGTCGCTGATGGCCTATGCCCAGCAGGCCGCTCGCCGCGCCGCCGCGGGCCCCGCGCCGAAGCCGTCCCGCTGGCGCCGGTGGTTGTTGCCCGTGCTGGGCCTGGCCTCTGTGAGCACCTTTGGCCTTCTGACGCTCGAGGCCCGGTCGCCCGACCTCACGCGGCCTGACTTGAGCGCGGCGAAGGTCGCGGTCGCGAAGGAAGAACTGGTGGCCCCTCCGGCCGCCGATGGTTTCGCGCCGGCCGCGCCGGCCGCGGCCGCTCCGGCCCCCGCGGCGGCGCTGACGATGCCCGCCGAGGCGGAAGCGGCGGGTTACGCCGCCCGGGAAATGGCCGCGCCGACGAAGTCGAAGGGGGCCGAGCGCTCACGGGAGCAGCGGCCGCTCGCGGAGGACTGGGCCAACGCTGGTAGTGGCGGCGGGCTCGACATGCGGATTCGGCGTGAAAGCGAGAGCAAGGCGAAGCGTGGGCCGCCCGCCGCTGCTCGCGCACCCAAGGCCGACATGCGGGCCGCGCTGGAGCCCGCGCCCATGGCGCAGGAAGTGGCGCCGTCGTCGCTGGACGAGGAGTCCAAAGTCGAGAGCGAATCCATGGACCTGCAGACGCCGCCGGCGGACTCGGACGACGCCTTCGCTGGCCGGTCGGAGCGGCGCGTCGCGGACTCGCAGGCACCTCGGTCCGTCCCCCCGCGCGACTCGCTGCGCCTGGGAGCCAAGTCGCCAGCGGCACGGGGCGCTGCCTACGACGACGAGCTGGACGCGTCGGAATCCAAGGGCACCCTGGGAGGCGTCGCCGCCCCTGCCAAGGCCGAGCCTCAGCGCCCCGCACCGGCACCGGCACCGGCCTCGAAAAAATCCGCACCCACCGCCGCGCCGCCACCGCCCCCCGTGGAGCGCGCCAACGTCGCGGAGCTGTCGCGCCAGGCGCGGGCGGCATTCGCCGCGGGGGAGGGGGCCCGGGCGGCTGGGCTGATCCGTTCGGCCCTGGCCTCGGGGGCGACTGGACAGGAGCGCTGGACGCTTTTGAACCAGTTGTGTGAGTTTGAGTTCGCGCTGGGTAGGCGTGCCGAAGGACTCGAGGCTTGTAACCTCGTGATACAAGAGGCGCCGGCCTCGGAGGCCGCCAGATCGGCGCGCCGGCGGGTGGCTCGCGAGTCATCGGCGAACGAGATGCCCGCTAAACCCACGAATTAG